The following coding sequences are from one Pseudonocardia sp. EC080619-01 window:
- a CDS encoding VOC family protein gives MSTDAPIARFSLAAIDCPDPLELARFYGRITGWPVAGQTHDDWVELDPGGAGATLAFQKISDGAYRPPRWPGQDDPQRVHLDFDVPDLDAGEAAVLAIGARKHDVQPAPESFRVFLDPVGHPFCLVRA, from the coding sequence ATGAGCACCGACGCCCCCATCGCCAGGTTCTCCCTCGCCGCGATCGACTGCCCGGACCCGCTGGAGCTCGCACGGTTCTACGGACGGATCACCGGCTGGCCGGTGGCCGGGCAGACCCACGACGACTGGGTCGAGCTCGATCCCGGCGGCGCCGGCGCGACGCTGGCGTTCCAGAAGATCTCCGACGGGGCCTACCGCCCGCCGCGGTGGCCCGGTCAGGACGATCCGCAGCGCGTGCACCTCGACTTCGACGTCCCGGATCTCGACGCCGGTGAGGCGGCCGTGCTCGCGATCGGAGCCCGCAAGCACGACGTGCAGCCCGCGCCGGAGAGCTTCCGGGTGTTCCTCGACCCGGTCGGGCACCCGTTCTGCCTGGTGAGGGCCTGA
- a CDS encoding acyl-CoA dehydrogenase family protein: MTASTTPYTELGEALGTDFFSVRDQFTDEQWQRFTDVRRFVDTEVLDEINGYWERAELPWDLFRRLPELGIVGEDITGHGAAAMSPLALGLVHMELHRGDGSLGTFLGVHAGLAMKAVDMCGSEEQKQRWLPSMSTLERTGAFALTEPDHGSDSVALETTATRDGDHWILNGTKRWIGNGTVADLVIVWARDTGSGDVLGFVVETPAEGYTATVIPGKVSLRALWQADITLDGVRVPDDARLAHARTFADCAAVLATTRSTCAWMALGHATAGYDAALRYATERHQFGKPLASFQIVQQRLVRMLADLTGMQLYCMQTARLAEAGKLSPTVAGLAKMHNTRTARSILSEARDLLGGNGILLEHHVVRHWADIEAIHTFEGTETMQTLIVGRDVTGISAFT, from the coding sequence ATGACCGCATCGACCACCCCGTACACCGAGCTCGGCGAGGCGCTGGGCACCGACTTCTTCTCGGTGCGCGACCAGTTCACCGACGAGCAGTGGCAGCGGTTCACCGACGTGCGCCGGTTCGTCGACACCGAGGTGCTCGACGAGATCAACGGCTACTGGGAGCGGGCGGAGCTGCCCTGGGACCTGTTCCGCAGGCTCCCCGAGCTCGGCATCGTGGGCGAGGACATCACCGGTCACGGCGCAGCGGCGATGAGCCCGCTCGCGCTGGGCCTCGTCCACATGGAGCTGCACCGCGGCGACGGCTCGCTGGGCACGTTCCTCGGTGTCCACGCGGGACTCGCGATGAAGGCCGTCGACATGTGCGGCTCGGAGGAGCAGAAGCAGCGCTGGCTGCCGTCGATGTCCACGCTGGAGCGGACCGGCGCGTTCGCGCTGACCGAGCCGGACCACGGCTCGGACTCGGTCGCGCTGGAGACCACCGCGACCCGCGACGGCGACCACTGGATCCTGAACGGGACCAAGCGCTGGATCGGCAACGGCACCGTCGCCGACCTGGTGATCGTCTGGGCGCGGGACACCGGCTCCGGTGACGTGCTCGGGTTCGTCGTCGAGACCCCGGCGGAGGGCTACACGGCGACCGTGATCCCGGGGAAGGTGTCGCTGCGCGCCCTGTGGCAGGCCGACATCACGCTGGACGGTGTCCGCGTCCCGGACGACGCCCGGCTCGCACACGCGCGCACCTTCGCCGACTGCGCGGCGGTGCTGGCCACGACCCGGTCCACCTGCGCCTGGATGGCGCTGGGGCACGCCACGGCCGGCTACGACGCCGCGCTCCGCTACGCGACCGAACGCCACCAGTTCGGCAAGCCCCTGGCGAGCTTCCAGATCGTGCAGCAGCGGCTCGTCCGGATGCTCGCCGACCTCACCGGCATGCAGCTCTACTGCATGCAGACCGCCCGCCTGGCCGAGGCCGGGAAGCTGTCGCCGACGGTCGCGGGGCTGGCGAAGATGCACAACACCCGCACCGCCCGGTCGATCCTCTCCGAGGCCCGCGACCTGCTCGGCGGCAACGGGATCCTGCTCGAACACCACGTCGTGCGGCACTGGGCCGACATCGAGGCCATCCACACCTTCGAGGGCACCGAGACGATGCAGACCCTGATCGTGGGCCGGGACGTGACGGGGATCAGCGCCTTCACCTGA
- a CDS encoding oxygenase MpaB family protein: MVAEIPEASAPAPIGPRRFRSSPARAARIARPLALVAGVREPDVALVDEIGRRMLTRDETGAALARAMGRGREDPERVTMRAFHRALADGAAPADGPAALREFFAAVTPEPGWLDRDLLERGARAYRRLGRSRDDVLLGLSLIGGYRYGGPTELLVRTGGLTGDGAMRRLAETQAWSFAVSAPGGMRTGGDGWRATLHVRAMHALVADRFERGDRYDVATHGLPINQSDSAATLGLFNSTAILGCRLLGRHVSGTESRAIMHLWRYVGWLMGVDEDWLFDDERAQNVFNHHVLLAQGDVTPNGAALAVALVDGLRSERTGGPLDRLRGSWERRRLLSLLRVFLRAEGMRDLDLPVTAPWAVPAQAVRNLVEVGVVARTRRGRRWLESRSDRRIEADLARRFGRDRPGPRDLAV, translated from the coding sequence ATGGTGGCAGAGATCCCCGAGGCGAGCGCGCCCGCACCGATCGGGCCGCGCCGTTTCCGCAGTTCACCGGCCCGCGCGGCGCGGATCGCCCGGCCGCTCGCCCTCGTCGCCGGAGTACGCGAGCCGGACGTCGCACTCGTCGACGAGATCGGCCGGCGGATGCTGACCCGCGACGAGACGGGCGCCGCCCTGGCCCGGGCGATGGGGCGCGGCCGGGAGGACCCGGAGCGGGTGACGATGCGGGCGTTCCACCGTGCGCTCGCCGACGGCGCGGCCCCCGCGGACGGACCGGCCGCGCTGCGCGAGTTCTTCGCGGCCGTCACCCCGGAACCGGGGTGGCTGGACCGGGACCTGCTCGAACGGGGCGCGCGGGCGTACCGGCGGCTCGGCCGCAGCCGCGACGACGTGCTGCTGGGCCTGTCGCTGATCGGCGGCTACCGCTACGGCGGGCCGACCGAGCTGCTGGTGCGGACCGGCGGGCTGACCGGCGACGGTGCGATGCGACGGCTGGCGGAGACGCAGGCGTGGTCCTTCGCGGTGAGCGCACCCGGCGGCATGCGTACCGGCGGCGACGGCTGGCGGGCGACCCTGCACGTGCGCGCGATGCACGCGCTCGTCGCCGACCGCTTCGAACGTGGCGACCGCTACGACGTCGCCACCCACGGTCTGCCGATCAACCAGTCGGACTCGGCGGCGACCCTCGGCCTCTTCAACAGCACCGCGATCCTCGGCTGCCGGCTGCTCGGCCGCCACGTCTCCGGTACCGAGAGCCGCGCGATCATGCACCTCTGGCGCTACGTCGGGTGGCTGATGGGCGTCGACGAGGACTGGCTGTTCGACGACGAGCGCGCCCAGAACGTGTTCAACCACCACGTGCTGCTCGCCCAGGGCGACGTCACCCCCAACGGTGCGGCGCTCGCCGTCGCCCTGGTCGACGGCCTCCGCTCGGAGCGGACCGGCGGCCCGCTGGACCGGCTCCGCGGCTCCTGGGAACGACGTCGGCTCCTCAGCCTCCTGCGGGTCTTCCTGCGCGCGGAGGGCATGCGGGACCTGGACCTCCCGGTCACGGCACCGTGGGCGGTCCCGGCGCAGGCGGTGCGCAACCTCGTCGAGGTCGGTGTGGTGGCCCGGACCCGGCGCGGACGGCGATGGCTGGAGTCCCGCTCCGACCGCCGGATCGAGGCCGATCTCGCGCGCCGGTTCGGCCGGGACCGCCCGGGGCCGCGGGACCTCGCCGTCTGA
- a CDS encoding TetR/AcrR family transcriptional regulator yields MSGRAGRRREPRQERSRRMVERIVEAGREVLVARGYDGASTNRIAEAAGISPGSLYQYFPDKDAVLAEVLDRYLDGMEARVSRAFLDGLSGGTPGPGGAADPGRGTGPVVRATLDALLDAFSEQPDLLRVIVEQLPRAPGSSGRPGRRAAFAGRIDDLVATVLLTRGATDPDTARASAWTVVRTVEHLTTGFVLERPAFGRDLLVEELTTLVAGYLDARWSGGRVASDGPS; encoded by the coding sequence GTGAGCGGTCGCGCAGGGCGCCGGAGGGAGCCGCGGCAGGAGCGGTCCCGGCGGATGGTGGAGCGGATCGTGGAGGCGGGCCGCGAGGTCCTGGTCGCGCGCGGCTACGACGGCGCCTCCACGAACCGGATCGCCGAGGCCGCGGGGATCTCGCCGGGCTCGCTCTACCAGTACTTCCCCGACAAGGACGCGGTGCTCGCCGAGGTGCTCGACCGGTACCTCGACGGGATGGAGGCTCGCGTCTCGCGCGCGTTCCTGGACGGGCTCAGCGGCGGCACCCCGGGGCCGGGCGGTGCGGCGGACCCGGGCCGCGGCACCGGGCCGGTCGTCCGCGCCACCCTCGACGCCCTGCTCGACGCGTTCTCCGAGCAGCCCGACCTGCTGCGGGTGATCGTCGAGCAGCTCCCGCGCGCACCCGGGTCGTCGGGCAGGCCCGGGCGGCGGGCCGCGTTCGCCGGCCGGATCGACGATCTCGTCGCGACGGTGCTGCTCACCCGCGGCGCGACGGACCCGGACACCGCCCGCGCGTCGGCGTGGACGGTGGTCCGGACGGTCGAGCACCTGACGACCGGGTTCGTCCTGGAGCGTCCCGCGTTCGGTCGCGACCTGCTCGTCGAGGAGCTGACGACGCTGGTCGCCGGTTACCTCGACGCGCGGTGGAGCGGCGGGCGGGTCGCGTCGGACGGACCGTCCTGA
- a CDS encoding rhodanese-like domain-containing protein, with product MTRTVGDLLAAARARLDRPDPARAAALVEEGAYLVDTRPGWQRVEEGAVPGALVIERNHLEWRLDPTSDARIPEATGHDVRWILFCSEGYSSSLAAASLQDLGLHRATDVDGGFRAWAAAGLPTEPGQDGPSDATRPPLHRASR from the coding sequence ATGACCCGGACCGTCGGAGATCTCCTGGCCGCGGCGCGGGCCCGGCTCGACCGGCCGGACCCGGCCCGGGCCGCGGCGCTCGTCGAGGAGGGCGCGTACCTCGTCGACACCCGGCCGGGCTGGCAGCGGGTCGAGGAAGGTGCCGTCCCGGGGGCGCTCGTGATCGAGCGCAACCACCTGGAGTGGCGGCTCGACCCCACCTCGGACGCCCGGATCCCGGAGGCGACCGGTCACGACGTCCGGTGGATCCTGTTCTGCTCGGAGGGCTACAGCTCCAGCCTGGCCGCCGCCTCGCTGCAGGACCTCGGCCTCCACCGGGCGACCGACGTCGACGGCGGGTTCCGGGCCTGGGCGGCCGCGGGCCTGCCGACCGAACCCGGTCAGGACGGTCCGTCCGACGCGACCCGCCCGCCGCTCCACCGCGCGTCGAGGTAA
- a CDS encoding cysteine dioxygenase family protein: MSAPVRASRPARPSASRTATVHARPVAAPTPYDLQDLQELTREIAADVRAGRHEVVVDPHRRWYRLLRSDGLVDVWLISWATEQIAELHDHAGSIGALTVVSGTLTERRWGGPAGLRTRTLRHGRGAAFPLGHVHDVANTADEAAVSVHAYSPPLSAMSYYEVEDVPATAGHQRLRRSRTELVQPGQGVG, from the coding sequence GTGTCCGCACCCGTCCGTGCGTCCCGCCCTGCCCGCCCGTCCGCCTCGCGGACGGCGACCGTCCATGCCCGGCCCGTCGCGGCGCCGACCCCCTACGACCTGCAGGACCTGCAGGAGCTCACCCGCGAGATCGCGGCCGACGTGCGCGCCGGCCGGCACGAGGTCGTCGTCGATCCCCACCGGCGCTGGTACCGGTTGCTGCGCAGCGACGGCCTGGTCGACGTCTGGCTGATCAGCTGGGCCACCGAGCAGATCGCGGAGCTGCACGACCACGCCGGCTCGATCGGCGCGCTGACCGTCGTGTCCGGCACGTTGACCGAGCGCCGCTGGGGCGGTCCGGCCGGCCTCCGGACCCGGACGCTGCGGCACGGCCGCGGCGCCGCGTTCCCGCTGGGGCACGTGCACGACGTTGCCAACACCGCCGACGAGGCCGCCGTGAGCGTGCACGCCTACTCGCCGCCGCTGTCGGCGATGTCCTACTACGAGGTCGAGGACGTCCCTGCCACCGCGGGGCACCAGCGCCTGCGCCGCAGCCGCACCGAGCTCGTCCAGCCGGGACAGGGCGTCGGATGA
- a CDS encoding SpoIIE family protein phosphatase has product METTDEQVTDGAVGVRHLLETTDWAATPLGSRSGWDRELEDTVRFMLESRQPLVAWWGAESVLLYNDAFVRHAGLRHPFAFGRPLREGWPEFSEHLAGELPELLGGGRDGIARSADKIVLGRWGRPEATWWDYSTTPVRGAGGQVLGLITLLTEVTGSVVGAARLTVLAALGEAARDAPTLDVAVERLTEVLADAQEHHGCALIATLGAEARRLAAVNVDDPPPGWLPADRSADVGSDVEFVTVEPSAVHGAEPPVTDLARAVLHTPDGATGIAVVIGVPPLLPLDAAHRSFLRLVIGNIGTVLATALARDRERDRRADITTAEQARVEYYAGLGDEFRDPLTLVLGPLERLREHEDAAVRSEVALARRNAERMLKLVDSLLDVSALQSGRHEGLFAPTELGTTTAEIVAAFAPVLEQARLSLTSSTPRGGRPVWVDRDAWEKIVLNLLSNAVKYTMDGGVSVELTQDGEQVVLRVSDTGVGIPGDEIDTVFDRFHRAGSRRGRTLEGSGLGLPLIRQLVRLHRGSIAVAAGPDGGSTFTVRLPLGFAHLPQDRLVRSRTGARSAPQLAAPYVAEALRWLPDPPDDVDVGPTADADRTRGRAVDGSVVDGLDLTWSDRVLVVDDDREMRGYLRDLLSEQWRVQAVADGAAALDAARTDPPDLVVADAALPASGGIELLRALRSDPRTVGVPVVLLSSQTSEEAAVEGFAAGADDYLVRPFSARELLARVTNHLQLGRVRRAAELQFRAMADSTPALIWVDDPGGHRLFVNRGWVDFTGVDDPSHELGLDWRRRIHPDDRERYRSVTSAANRAHAPFEVEYRLLDRTGRHRWVLDRGAPVQDGERSAGYVGGCLDIDVQHREQRRHRIYSEVAESLEREITRTGRTDQLVRAVVDDRLADIALVHDAGPDGAAGTLAVAAGRTALEPSLWRLGPLLPVDAEGTGRPEIIDQGRLDEALRHLPATQRRAWGRLRARSVTVVPLPARGRTSAVLTVVRAESAEPYTADDLDLLSEIGRRAGLAVDNARLLEQERSTAQRLVLLHRATAKMSAAATAGEVAAIAADHIVDLLDADFAGVWEVRGPWLHALTGHGWDHDLWQRAGRIAVDAPMAFAEVLTERRPIWFGSAKEWAERFPAQIGVAPEHAQTLGILPLVAGGRALGVLAVSMLTERRLSDADREAAIAVAELAAQALDRASMLDAETEARRLAERLGAVATGLAQATDLEAVADVVVEHGRSSIGAEAVAVLLTDEHGTLTLLSEAGWPADGPPMHTPGRTHPLSRAVVGGEPVWNAQDLSETRRYPVNTAVPLMVAGRPIGVIGLRFPSEPSFSPEQQSFVRTLANQCAQAIMRAQLHQAEHEVAVTLQRSLLPQRLPDIERLSLATRYRPGTQGTEAGGDWFDVLELEGDVVALVVGDVVGRGPAAAAVMGQLRSAVASNLVNGQPPARALEQLDLYALRVRGATASTVAIATIDTGTGELRYASAGHPPPLVAGQDGVRTLSEGRGVPLGISGRPPFAEATARMEPGETILLCSDGLFERRDEVIDDGLARLSGAFGELAGAQPRDMADTLLNRMSEGLSVPDDTVVVVARLMPPPLRVTVRADPKQLAPLRRAVGRWATVCGMGPDAASDLQLTVGEAVTNSIEHAYGEAGDEAGAGVDLELALTTDGAIAVRVSDGGRWRPPPPDPGYRGRGIALIRELGEDVRIAPGDDGTVVRFRLPANPVEIGTPGSEPPVEFVAGEPEPGRDHTGQAGPSPQGDGDGVRPPTTRLRAAPDAYGVRLTVVGDLDLDGVAAVRAPLMEHLARRVPVTLNLATGTFVSSAGIALLSEAARRMRADGIAMTLVAPAGSQARRSLVLSGLDTVIGMSDDI; this is encoded by the coding sequence GTGGAGACGACCGACGAGCAGGTGACGGACGGCGCCGTCGGCGTGCGTCACCTGCTCGAGACGACCGACTGGGCCGCGACCCCGCTCGGGTCCCGCTCCGGCTGGGACCGCGAGCTCGAGGACACCGTCCGGTTCATGCTGGAGAGCCGGCAGCCGCTGGTGGCCTGGTGGGGCGCCGAGTCGGTCCTGCTCTACAACGACGCCTTCGTCCGGCACGCCGGCCTGCGGCACCCGTTCGCGTTCGGCCGTCCGCTGCGCGAGGGCTGGCCGGAGTTCTCCGAGCACCTCGCCGGCGAGCTCCCGGAGCTGCTCGGCGGTGGCCGGGACGGCATCGCCCGGTCCGCGGACAAGATCGTGCTCGGGCGCTGGGGCCGCCCGGAGGCGACCTGGTGGGACTACTCGACGACCCCGGTCCGCGGGGCCGGCGGGCAGGTGCTCGGCCTGATCACGCTGCTCACCGAGGTCACCGGCAGCGTCGTCGGTGCCGCCCGGCTGACGGTTCTCGCCGCGCTCGGCGAGGCCGCGCGTGACGCTCCGACCCTGGACGTGGCCGTCGAGCGGCTGACCGAGGTGCTCGCCGACGCCCAGGAGCACCACGGCTGCGCGCTCATCGCGACCCTCGGTGCCGAGGCCCGCAGGCTGGCCGCGGTGAACGTCGACGACCCGCCGCCGGGCTGGCTGCCCGCGGACCGCAGCGCCGACGTCGGTTCCGACGTCGAGTTCGTGACGGTCGAGCCGTCGGCGGTGCACGGCGCCGAGCCGCCGGTCACCGACCTGGCCCGCGCCGTGCTGCACACGCCGGACGGCGCGACCGGGATCGCCGTCGTGATCGGTGTGCCGCCGCTGCTGCCGCTGGACGCCGCGCACCGCTCGTTCCTGCGGTTGGTCATCGGCAACATCGGCACGGTGCTCGCGACCGCGCTGGCCCGTGACCGGGAGCGTGACCGGCGCGCCGACATCACGACCGCCGAGCAGGCCCGCGTCGAGTACTACGCCGGGCTCGGGGACGAGTTCCGTGACCCGCTGACGCTGGTGCTCGGCCCGCTGGAGCGGCTGCGTGAGCACGAGGACGCGGCCGTCCGCTCCGAGGTGGCGCTCGCCCGGCGCAACGCCGAGCGGATGCTCAAGCTCGTCGACAGCCTGCTCGACGTCTCGGCGCTGCAGTCCGGCCGGCACGAGGGCCTGTTCGCCCCGACCGAGCTCGGCACCACCACCGCGGAGATCGTCGCCGCGTTCGCGCCCGTCCTGGAGCAGGCGAGACTGTCGCTGACGTCGTCCACGCCCCGCGGCGGCCGTCCCGTCTGGGTGGACCGCGACGCCTGGGAGAAGATCGTCCTCAACCTGCTCAGCAACGCCGTCAAGTACACGATGGACGGCGGGGTCTCGGTCGAGCTCACCCAGGACGGCGAGCAGGTCGTCCTGCGGGTGTCGGACACCGGCGTCGGGATCCCGGGCGACGAGATCGACACCGTCTTCGACCGCTTCCACCGGGCGGGATCGCGTCGCGGGCGGACCCTCGAGGGCAGCGGGCTCGGGCTGCCGCTGATCCGGCAGCTGGTCCGGCTGCACCGCGGCAGCATCGCCGTCGCCGCAGGCCCCGACGGGGGCAGCACGTTCACCGTGCGGCTCCCGCTCGGTTTCGCCCACCTGCCGCAGGACCGGCTGGTCCGGTCCCGTACCGGGGCACGCTCCGCGCCGCAGCTCGCCGCGCCGTATGTGGCCGAGGCGTTGCGCTGGCTCCCCGACCCGCCCGACGACGTCGACGTCGGACCGACCGCGGACGCGGACCGGACGCGTGGCCGCGCTGTCGACGGCTCCGTCGTCGACGGGCTCGACCTCACCTGGTCCGACCGCGTCCTGGTCGTCGACGACGACCGCGAGATGCGCGGCTACCTGCGCGACCTGCTCTCCGAGCAGTGGCGGGTGCAGGCGGTCGCCGACGGCGCGGCCGCACTCGACGCCGCCCGCACCGATCCGCCCGATCTCGTCGTGGCCGACGCGGCACTGCCGGCGAGCGGTGGCATCGAGCTGCTGCGGGCCCTGCGCTCCGACCCGCGGACGGTCGGGGTGCCGGTGGTGCTGCTCTCCTCGCAGACGAGCGAGGAGGCCGCGGTGGAGGGGTTCGCGGCCGGTGCCGACGACTACCTGGTCCGCCCGTTCTCCGCCCGTGAGCTGCTCGCCCGGGTCACCAACCACCTGCAGCTGGGCCGGGTCCGGCGGGCCGCGGAGCTGCAGTTCCGCGCCATGGCGGACTCCACACCGGCGCTGATCTGGGTCGACGACCCCGGCGGGCACCGGCTGTTCGTCAACCGGGGCTGGGTGGACTTCACCGGTGTCGACGACCCGTCGCACGAGCTCGGGCTGGACTGGCGGCGCCGGATCCATCCCGACGACCGCGAGCGCTACCGCTCGGTGACCTCGGCCGCGAACCGCGCGCACGCCCCGTTCGAGGTCGAGTACCGCCTGCTCGACCGGACCGGCCGCCACCGCTGGGTGCTCGACCGCGGTGCCCCCGTGCAGGACGGCGAGCGGTCCGCGGGCTACGTCGGCGGCTGCCTCGACATCGACGTCCAGCACCGCGAGCAGCGGCGGCACCGGATCTACTCCGAGGTCGCCGAGTCACTGGAACGGGAGATCACCCGGACCGGCCGGACCGACCAGCTGGTGCGCGCCGTCGTCGACGACCGCCTGGCCGACATCGCGCTCGTGCACGACGCCGGCCCGGACGGGGCGGCCGGAACCCTCGCGGTCGCGGCGGGCCGGACCGCGCTCGAGCCGTCGCTGTGGCGGCTCGGCCCGCTGCTCCCCGTCGACGCCGAGGGCACCGGCCGGCCGGAGATCATCGACCAGGGCCGGCTCGACGAGGCGCTCCGCCACCTCCCGGCGACACAGCGCCGGGCCTGGGGACGGCTGCGGGCCCGGTCCGTGACGGTCGTGCCGCTGCCCGCCCGAGGCCGCACCAGCGCGGTGCTCACCGTCGTCCGCGCCGAGTCCGCCGAGCCCTACACGGCCGACGATCTCGACCTGCTCTCCGAGATCGGCCGCCGGGCCGGGCTCGCCGTGGACAACGCCCGCCTGCTGGAGCAGGAGCGGTCCACGGCGCAGCGGCTCGTGCTGCTGCACCGGGCGACCGCGAAGATGTCCGCGGCCGCCACCGCGGGCGAGGTCGCGGCGATCGCCGCCGACCACATCGTCGACCTGCTCGACGCCGACTTCGCCGGGGTGTGGGAGGTCCGCGGGCCGTGGCTGCACGCGCTCACCGGGCACGGCTGGGACCACGACCTGTGGCAGCGGGCCGGCCGGATCGCCGTCGACGCCCCCATGGCGTTCGCCGAGGTGCTCACCGAGCGCCGGCCGATCTGGTTCGGGTCGGCGAAGGAGTGGGCGGAGCGCTTCCCGGCGCAGATCGGCGTCGCACCCGAGCACGCGCAGACGCTGGGCATCCTGCCGCTGGTCGCCGGCGGCCGGGCACTCGGCGTGCTCGCGGTGTCGATGCTGACCGAACGACGACTGTCCGACGCGGACCGCGAGGCCGCGATCGCCGTCGCCGAGCTGGCCGCGCAGGCGCTCGACCGGGCGTCCATGCTGGACGCCGAGACCGAGGCCCGCCGGCTCGCGGAGCGGCTCGGCGCCGTCGCCACCGGCCTGGCGCAGGCGACCGACCTGGAGGCCGTGGCCGACGTCGTCGTCGAGCACGGGCGCAGCTCGATCGGGGCCGAGGCGGTCGCGGTGCTCCTCACCGACGAGCACGGCACGCTGACGCTGCTCAGCGAGGCCGGCTGGCCCGCGGACGGGCCACCGATGCACACGCCCGGCCGCACCCACCCGCTGAGCCGTGCAGTGGTCGGCGGGGAGCCGGTCTGGAACGCCCAGGACCTCTCCGAGACCCGTCGCTACCCGGTGAACACCGCGGTGCCGCTGATGGTCGCGGGCCGGCCGATCGGCGTGATCGGGCTGCGGTTCCCGAGCGAACCGTCGTTCAGCCCCGAGCAGCAGAGCTTCGTGCGCACCCTGGCCAACCAGTGCGCGCAGGCGATCATGCGGGCCCAGCTGCACCAGGCCGAGCACGAGGTCGCGGTGACGCTGCAGCGCAGCCTGCTGCCGCAGCGCCTCCCCGACATCGAGCGTCTGTCGCTGGCGACCCGCTACCGGCCGGGCACCCAGGGGACCGAGGCCGGCGGCGACTGGTTCGACGTGCTGGAGCTCGAGGGCGACGTCGTCGCGCTGGTGGTGGGCGACGTCGTCGGGCGCGGCCCGGCCGCCGCGGCCGTGATGGGCCAGCTCCGCAGCGCGGTCGCCTCGAACCTGGTCAACGGCCAGCCGCCGGCCCGCGCGCTGGAGCAGCTCGACCTGTACGCGCTGCGGGTCCGCGGCGCGACGGCGAGCACCGTCGCGATCGCGACCATCGACACCGGCACCGGCGAGCTGCGCTACGCCAGCGCCGGGCACCCGCCGCCGCTGGTCGCCGGGCAGGACGGGGTCCGCACCCTCTCCGAGGGACGTGGCGTGCCGCTGGGCATCTCGGGCCGGCCCCCGTTCGCGGAGGCGACCGCGCGGATGGAGCCGGGCGAGACCATCCTGCTCTGCTCGGACGGCCTGTTCGAGCGCCGCGACGAGGTCATCGACGACGGCCTGGCCCGGCTCTCCGGGGCGTTCGGCGAGCTCGCCGGTGCGCAACCGCGCGACATGGCCGACACCCTGCTCAACCGGATGTCCGAGGGCCTGTCGGTCCCGGACGACACGGTCGTCGTCGTCGCCCGGCTGATGCCGCCCCCGCTGCGGGTCACCGTGCGGGCGGACCCGAAGCAGCTGGCCCCGCTGCGCCGCGCCGTCGGCCGCTGGGCGACCGTCTGCGGGATGGGCCCGGACGCGGCCAGCGACCTGCAGCTGACCGTCGGCGAGGCCGTCACGAACTCGATCGAGCACGCGTACGGGGAGGCGGGCGACGAGGCCGGGGCCGGTGTCGACCTGGAGCTCGCGCTCACGACGGACGGAGCGATCGCGGTCCGCGTGTCCGACGGCGGGAGGTGGCGCCCCCCGCCCCCCGATCCCGGGTACCGCGGGCGCGGCATCGCGCTCATCCGCGAGCTCGGCGAGGACGTGCGGATCGCCCCGGGCGACGACGGCACCGTCGTGCGGTTCCGGCTGCCCGCGAACCCCGTCGAGATCGGCACGCCCGGCTCCGAGCCACCGGTGGAGTTCGTCGCGGGCGAGCCCGAGCCGGGCCGGGACCACACCGGCCAGGCCGGACCGTCACCGCAGGGCGACGGGGACGGCGTCCGGCCGCCCACGACGCGGTTGCGGGCCGCGCCGGACGCGTACGGGGTCCGGCTCACCGTCGTCGGCGACCTGGACCTCGACGGCGTCGCCGCCGTGCGTGCCCCGCTGATGGAGCACCTCGCCCGCCGGGTCCCGGTCACGCTGAACCTCGCGACGGGCACCTTCGTCAGCAGCGCCGGGATCGCCCTGCTCTCCGAGGCGGCACGGCGGATGCGCGCCGACGGGATCGCGATGACGCTCGTCGCCCCGGCGGGGAGCCAGGCACGACGGTCGCTGGTCCTGTCGGGGCTGGACACGGTGATCGGCATGTCCGACGACATCTGA